From a region of the Desulfuromonas sp. KJ2020 genome:
- a CDS encoding YhdH/YhfP family quinone oxidoreductase, giving the protein MPQRTFKAMVVEEGDNKEFTRKVVSRKIDELPPGDLLIRVHYSSLNYKDALSAIGNKGVTRNYPHTPGIDAAGEVVDCSTALFSHGEKVLVTGYDLGMNTAGGFGEYIRVPSKWAVSLPEGLSLRESMILGTAGFTAALSVWKLANAGVKPADGDILVTGATGGVGSLAVAILAKAGYRVVAATGKSEEEDYLQQLGASEVIPRAAVTEGAEKPLLKERWAGVVDAVGGETLAAALKATRYGGVVTCCGLVGSSDLTMNVFPFILRGVSLLGVDSVQCPMETRLQVWKKLAGDWKPERLKMVASECSLNELDEKIEAILKGQACGRTLVNLRES; this is encoded by the coding sequence ATGCCACAGAGGACGTTCAAGGCCATGGTCGTGGAAGAGGGCGACAACAAAGAGTTCACCCGCAAGGTCGTGTCGCGAAAAATTGATGAACTGCCGCCGGGCGATCTGTTGATCCGGGTTCATTACTCCTCACTCAACTACAAAGATGCTCTGTCTGCGATCGGCAATAAAGGGGTGACGCGGAATTATCCTCACACGCCTGGCATCGATGCCGCTGGCGAGGTAGTTGACTGTTCCACCGCGCTCTTCTCCCACGGCGAAAAGGTGCTGGTGACAGGCTACGATCTGGGCATGAATACGGCGGGGGGCTTCGGGGAGTACATCCGGGTTCCTTCCAAGTGGGCGGTAAGTCTGCCGGAGGGGCTGTCCCTGCGGGAAAGCATGATTCTGGGCACGGCGGGATTTACGGCGGCCTTGTCGGTGTGGAAGCTGGCTAATGCCGGAGTCAAGCCCGCCGATGGCGACATCCTGGTGACGGGCGCCACCGGTGGCGTCGGCAGCCTGGCCGTGGCCATTTTGGCCAAAGCGGGGTATCGCGTGGTGGCCGCCACCGGTAAAAGCGAGGAAGAGGATTATCTGCAACAGCTCGGCGCCAGTGAGGTCATCCCACGCGCGGCCGTCACTGAAGGGGCCGAAAAACCCCTGCTGAAGGAGCGCTGGGCCGGTGTCGTTGACGCCGTCGGCGGTGAGACCCTGGCGGCCGCCCTCAAAGCCACCCGCTACGGTGGCGTGGTGACCTGCTGCGGTCTGGTCGGTTCCTCGGATCTGACTATGAACGTTTTTCCCTTTATTCTGCGTGGGGTCTCACTGCTTGGCGTCGATTCGGTGCAATGTCCCATGGAAACCCGCCTGCAGGTATGGAAAAAGCTGGCCGGCGACTGGAAGCCCGAGCGGCTGAAAATGGTCGCGAGCGAGTGCAGCCTCAATGAGCTTGATGAAAAGATCGAGGCGATCCTCAAGGGGCAGGCTTGCGGCCGCACCCTGGTAAACCTGCGCGAGTCCTGA
- a CDS encoding ABC transporter permease, with product MEKSTATLETGPSAGGEFTLSLTGHLDAASVGPLWKKMDKLFAQGTGDLVRVDVGGLLYIDGAGAALLIEIGRRQLLAGGRYELVNLQDEFRQLLDLFDPADYLEAYPTKPACSNLPNEVGRASVSLWRNIITLVAFVGELSTALLHAVLHFRKIRWKDTFLIFETAGINALPIITLLSFLVGLIMAFQAAIPMRQFGVEIYVADLIALSMLRELGPLMTAIILAGRSGSSFAAELGTMKVNEEVDALTTMGLDPVRFLAIPRLLAALVATPLLTIFSSLLGLLGGAVVLLAMGYPLVAYANQVIGAVSLQDLVGGLAKTFFFGLLIAGIGCLHGLQAGRGASGVGKAATSAVVAGIILIIVTDGIFAVVYYYLGF from the coding sequence ATGGAAAAATCGACCGCGACACTGGAAACCGGCCCCAGCGCCGGGGGGGAATTCACCCTGAGCCTGACAGGACATCTCGATGCGGCCTCGGTTGGGCCCCTGTGGAAAAAGATGGACAAGCTTTTTGCCCAGGGCACAGGGGATCTGGTGCGCGTCGATGTCGGCGGGCTGCTCTATATCGACGGCGCCGGCGCGGCCCTGCTGATTGAAATCGGTCGCCGACAGCTGCTGGCCGGGGGGCGCTACGAGCTGGTGAATCTTCAGGATGAGTTCCGACAGCTGCTCGATCTCTTCGATCCGGCCGACTATCTAGAGGCCTATCCGACCAAGCCCGCCTGCTCGAACCTGCCCAACGAAGTCGGCAGAGCGAGCGTGAGTCTCTGGCGTAACATTATTACCCTGGTGGCGTTCGTCGGCGAGCTCAGTACCGCTCTGCTCCATGCCGTGCTGCATTTCCGCAAGATCCGCTGGAAGGACACCTTCCTGATTTTCGAAACCGCCGGTATCAACGCCTTGCCGATCATCACGCTGCTCAGCTTTCTGGTCGGACTGATCATGGCTTTTCAGGCCGCCATCCCCATGCGACAGTTCGGGGTCGAGATTTACGTGGCCGACCTCATCGCCCTCTCCATGCTGCGCGAGCTGGGGCCGCTGATGACCGCCATCATCCTGGCCGGCCGCTCCGGCTCGTCCTTTGCGGCGGAGTTGGGTACTATGAAGGTCAACGAAGAAGTCGACGCCCTCACCACCATGGGACTCGACCCCGTGCGCTTTCTGGCCATCCCTCGTCTGCTCGCCGCCCTGGTGGCCACGCCGCTGCTCACCATCTTTTCGAGTTTGCTTGGACTGCTTGGCGGCGCTGTCGTCCTGCTGGCCATGGGCTACCCCCTCGTCGCCTATGCCAACCAGGTCATCGGGGCGGTTAGCCTGCAAGACCTGGTTGGCGGCCTGGCCAAGACCTTCTTTTTCGGCCTTCTTATCGCCGGCATCGGCTGTCTGCACGGCCTGCAGGCCGGGCGAGGCGCCAGCGGCGTCGGCAAAGCGGCCACCAGCGCCGTCGTGGCCGGCATCATCCTCATCATCGTCACCGACGGCATCTTTGCCGTGGTCTATTACTATCTGGGCTTCTAA